From one Enterococcus sp. DIV2402 genomic stretch:
- a CDS encoding multidrug efflux MFS transporter, which yields MKVDWKRNLLISWIGCFFTGASFSLVMPFIPIYIEELGAPKNQIELFSGLAISVTAFAAAIVAPIWGNLADQKGRRLMMIRASIGMTVTMGSLAFVPNVYWLLIMRFFTGVLSGYVPNATALIASQAPREKSGSALGTLATGAIAGNLIGPSMGGALAETFGIKNVFIITGVVLFITSLLTIFLVKEDFVPVEKQEMLTMKQLFEKMTNSQVLIGLFITSLILQIGITSISPILTLYIRQLSGNAENILFVSGMIVSVSGISAIISSPILGRIGDRIGNHKILLGGLVASLLCFIPMGFVQTPFQLGVLRFLLGFSTGALMPSINTLISKISPPEGVSRIYSYNQMFMNFGQVLGPLVGSTVAHSMGYSSVFWVTSCFVGFNLCLSLFNFRKYLKKDTIS from the coding sequence ATGAAAGTAGATTGGAAAAGAAATTTATTGATTTCTTGGATAGGATGTTTCTTCACAGGAGCGAGTTTTAGTTTAGTTATGCCCTTTATTCCCATATATATTGAAGAATTAGGAGCCCCAAAAAACCAAATTGAGCTTTTCTCAGGTTTGGCAATTTCTGTCACAGCATTTGCAGCTGCTATCGTGGCACCGATTTGGGGAAATTTAGCAGATCAAAAAGGCCGACGTTTGATGATGATTCGTGCATCTATCGGAATGACTGTTACGATGGGATCGTTGGCATTTGTGCCCAATGTTTATTGGCTGTTAATTATGCGTTTTTTCACAGGAGTATTATCAGGTTATGTTCCAAACGCCACAGCATTAATTGCTTCTCAAGCCCCACGAGAAAAGAGCGGTAGCGCATTAGGGACTTTAGCAACGGGTGCCATTGCAGGAAATTTAATTGGGCCTTCAATGGGTGGCGCACTTGCCGAAACATTTGGAATTAAAAATGTTTTTATTATTACAGGGGTAGTTTTGTTTATTACTTCATTACTGACAATTTTTTTAGTAAAAGAAGATTTTGTTCCAGTTGAAAAGCAAGAAATGTTAACAATGAAGCAATTATTTGAAAAAATGACGAATTCACAAGTATTGATAGGTTTATTTATTACGTCATTAATTTTACAAATTGGAATTACGAGTATTAGTCCGATTTTAACTTTGTATATTCGTCAATTAAGTGGTAATGCAGAAAATATTTTGTTTGTTAGTGGGATGATTGTTTCCGTCTCTGGTATCTCTGCTATTATCTCTTCACCTATCTTAGGACGAATTGGTGACCGTATTGGTAATCATAAAATTTTATTGGGTGGTTTAGTTGCGTCGCTTCTTTGTTTCATTCCAATGGGATTTGTGCAAACGCCTTTTCAATTAGGTGTCCTTCGTTTCTTATTAGGGTTTTCTACAGGTGCACTAATGCCGTCAATTAATACATTGATTAGTAAAATTTCGCCACCAGAAGGAGTAAGTCGAATTTATAGCTATAATCAAATGTTTATGAATTTTGGACAGGTATTAGGTCCATTAGTAGGGTCAACAGTTGCTCACAGTATGGGGTATTCTTCGGTATTTTGGGTGACCAGTTGTTTTGTAGGCTTCAATCTTTGTTTATCGCTATTTAATTTTAGAAAGTATTTGAAAAAAGATACAATTAGTTGA
- a CDS encoding YjzD family protein, whose protein sequence is MYYIVTFVWAILLGQIVGFLGGALSKSPYDFKMTLIASIIAAVFVIIIGKFAVPDEKKSVSNDQKHA, encoded by the coding sequence ATGTACTACATTGTAACATTTGTTTGGGCAATTCTTTTAGGTCAAATCGTGGGTTTTCTTGGCGGTGCTTTATCTAAATCCCCTTACGATTTTAAAATGACCTTAATCGCTTCTATCATTGCAGCAGTTTTTGTAATTATTATTGGAAAATTTGCTGTACCAGATGAAAAAAAATCTGTATCAAACGATCAAAAACATGCATAA
- a CDS encoding Cof-type HAD-IIB family hydrolase: MSQKLIAIDLDGTTLNSQSLISSRTAEVLTKATQAGHYVSIATGRPFRMSEHFYRQLKLDTPMVNFNGALVHKPYQKWAFERELSIERDIAFEILAQKEKLNLDFIAAENRETFYINDLKDFEGHFFATDKVSEANLFSNLTTNPTSLLIKTQHEFSAQVSDSLTKQFENKIDVRTWGGPNAILEIVPKGVQKAMSVSVIADSLNIDQKDVIAFGDEHNDLELLDYAGWGVAMSNGIDQLKNVANDVTTQTNDEDGLANYLEKYLSL; the protein is encoded by the coding sequence ATGTCTCAAAAATTAATTGCTATCGATTTAGATGGAACAACATTAAATAGTCAGTCGCTCATTAGCTCTCGAACAGCTGAAGTTTTAACAAAAGCAACACAAGCAGGTCACTACGTTAGTATTGCAACTGGACGTCCTTTTCGCATGAGTGAACATTTTTACCGTCAGCTAAAATTAGATACACCAATGGTAAATTTCAATGGTGCACTTGTCCACAAACCTTATCAAAAATGGGCATTTGAACGTGAACTATCCATTGAAAGAGATATTGCTTTTGAAATTTTGGCACAAAAAGAAAAATTAAATTTAGATTTTATCGCTGCTGAAAATCGCGAAACATTTTATATTAATGACTTAAAAGATTTTGAAGGCCATTTTTTTGCAACAGATAAAGTAAGTGAAGCAAACTTGTTTAGTAATTTAACAACAAATCCCACTTCTTTATTAATCAAAACACAGCATGAATTTTCGGCACAGGTTTCTGATTCATTGACAAAACAGTTTGAAAATAAAATCGACGTTCGTACATGGGGTGGTCCCAACGCCATTTTGGAAATTGTGCCAAAAGGTGTTCAAAAAGCGATGTCGGTATCAGTGATTGCTGATTCTCTAAACATTGATCAAAAAGATGTTATTGCATTTGGCGATGAACACAATGACTTAGAACTACTCGACTATGCTGGCTGGGGTGTGGCGATGAGTAACGGTATCGATCAATTGAAAAATGTGGCAAATGATGTAACCACTCAAACCAATGATGAAGATGGTCTAGCAAATTATCTTGAAAAATATCTTTCTCTATAA
- the dnaE gene encoding DNA polymerase III subunit alpha, whose protein sequence is MTRAAQLTTKTAYSLLQSTIKIPQYVTIAKQLGYQQLGITDVDNLHGALEFMQACQKVDIKGIVGLLLNYHSTETEQEHPIFLFAKNYAGYQQLMKLSSQKMITGTVTLESLDPTQQLIAILPTQNELSQLFSSDVPLATKRLNELQQCFDKDAFFYGVAPQEALMPEQVEWWTSQQVPPAAYQLIDSLHNEEAFAVNVLQRIKEGTHIDDLRQELQQLTDNSLVTANEQQEWYEAHFPEALQNTIAIADSCHLELPVHQKLLPHYPLENQTAREHLHELCFDLLPKRVPHFDERYHERLTYELSVINKMGFDDYFLIIWDVMAFAHREQIVTGAGRGSAAGSLVAYVLSITDVDPIQYQLLFERFLNPERYTMPDIDLDIPDNRREEVLLYVKNKYGQEHVAQIATFGTMAAKMVLRDVGRVFGLSQSEANRWSRAIPNALKMTLEKAYKESKALRELVVLNERNTRIYQVAKLLEGLPRHVSTHAAGVVISDNKLADIVPLQAGSEEIWLTQFTMNDVETVGLLKMDFLGLRNLSIIDDTLQGIRQLTKQSFTQKDISLEDEQTLALFQRGETAGVFQFESAGIRNVLRRLRPENIEDIAAVNALYRPGPMQNIDTFIRRKQGKEKITYPDVNLQPILENTYGIMVYQEQIMQVASQMAGFTLGQADILRRAISKKKKDVLDEERRHFVKGAQSKGYSEEKANEVYDYIERFADYGFNRSHAFAYSFVGFQMAYLKVHYPAPFFKALLQSVRHNPTKVKEYMNEAQKHHIQLLPPSINQSGYGFWLNSLTEIRFGLGTIKGVRRDFLSDILEERKTNGRYTSIDQFLVRLNQRNSKWLKEELITPLISVGAFDEIETNRQQAVTQLEGKIQNVLYSGGSMELLGMMTLKDQTMPDYTLEEKLAMEEELLGVYLSGHPVQQFSKIRQRKNVQDVAELVTNQPVRVLLYIKNIREIRTKKGEQMAFLDGNDASGDISVTIFPTLYRHIRTNVALSQVLYIEGKAETSSFNGELQILASRIERASQMEESIADKTCYLRISAQEEKDVLPNLAKLLVEYTGNVPVILFFEGSHKKQLLDEKSWIVFTDKSEMALKQLLGDDNVVFR, encoded by the coding sequence ATGACACGTGCCGCTCAATTAACGACAAAGACGGCGTATTCTTTGTTACAAAGTACTATTAAAATTCCTCAATATGTCACTATAGCCAAACAACTAGGTTATCAGCAATTAGGGATAACCGATGTAGACAATTTACACGGAGCTTTAGAATTTATGCAAGCTTGTCAAAAAGTTGATATTAAAGGGATTGTTGGCTTGTTATTAAACTATCATTCTACTGAAACAGAACAAGAGCATCCCATTTTTCTATTTGCGAAAAATTATGCAGGATATCAACAGCTAATGAAACTATCCAGTCAAAAAATGATTACGGGAACAGTTACCTTAGAATCGTTAGACCCCACGCAACAATTGATTGCAATTTTACCTACACAAAATGAATTGAGTCAGTTATTTTCATCGGATGTTCCCTTGGCAACAAAACGCTTGAATGAATTACAACAATGTTTTGATAAAGACGCTTTCTTTTACGGTGTAGCGCCTCAGGAAGCATTAATGCCTGAACAAGTCGAGTGGTGGACATCGCAACAAGTACCTCCTGCAGCCTATCAATTGATTGATTCTTTGCACAATGAGGAAGCCTTTGCAGTCAATGTTCTCCAGCGCATTAAAGAAGGGACACATATCGATGATTTGCGTCAAGAATTACAGCAATTAACCGATAACAGTCTTGTTACAGCGAATGAGCAACAAGAATGGTATGAGGCTCATTTCCCAGAAGCTTTGCAAAATACGATAGCGATCGCTGATAGCTGTCACTTAGAATTACCGGTTCATCAAAAACTATTGCCCCATTATCCATTGGAGAATCAAACGGCACGTGAGCATTTACATGAGCTTTGTTTTGATTTGTTACCAAAGCGAGTACCACATTTTGATGAGCGTTATCACGAACGCCTGACCTATGAGTTATCTGTTATCAATAAAATGGGCTTTGATGATTACTTTTTAATTATTTGGGATGTCATGGCTTTTGCCCATCGCGAACAAATTGTAACAGGTGCTGGGCGTGGTTCAGCTGCGGGTTCTTTAGTAGCATATGTCTTATCTATTACCGACGTTGATCCGATTCAATACCAATTGCTATTTGAACGATTCTTAAATCCAGAACGGTATACTATGCCAGATATTGATTTGGATATTCCAGACAATCGCCGAGAAGAAGTATTATTGTATGTAAAAAATAAATATGGTCAAGAACATGTTGCGCAAATAGCGACGTTTGGTACGATGGCTGCTAAAATGGTTTTACGTGATGTGGGTCGAGTTTTTGGACTTTCTCAAAGCGAAGCAAATCGTTGGTCACGTGCAATCCCTAACGCGCTAAAAATGACGCTAGAAAAAGCTTATAAAGAATCAAAAGCGTTACGTGAATTAGTTGTTTTAAATGAACGCAACACACGAATTTATCAAGTAGCCAAACTGTTAGAGGGCTTGCCTCGTCATGTGTCTACCCATGCTGCCGGTGTGGTCATCAGTGACAACAAGTTGGCAGACATTGTCCCTCTACAAGCTGGTTCTGAAGAAATTTGGCTAACCCAATTTACGATGAATGATGTTGAGACAGTGGGATTGTTGAAAATGGACTTTTTAGGATTACGAAATCTGTCAATCATTGATGATACATTACAAGGAATTCGCCAACTAACGAAACAATCCTTTACACAAAAGGACATTTCTTTAGAAGATGAGCAGACCTTAGCCTTATTTCAACGTGGAGAAACAGCGGGTGTTTTCCAATTTGAGTCAGCAGGTATTCGCAATGTGTTACGTCGCTTGCGTCCTGAAAATATTGAAGATATTGCAGCGGTGAACGCGTTGTATCGCCCAGGTCCTATGCAAAACATTGATACCTTTATTCGCCGCAAACAAGGAAAAGAAAAAATCACTTATCCAGATGTTAATTTACAACCTATTTTAGAAAATACGTATGGCATTATGGTGTATCAAGAACAAATTATGCAAGTCGCATCTCAAATGGCTGGTTTTACGCTAGGACAAGCCGATATTTTACGTCGTGCAATCAGCAAAAAGAAAAAAGATGTTTTAGATGAAGAACGTCGACATTTTGTAAAAGGTGCACAATCAAAAGGGTACAGTGAAGAAAAAGCGAATGAAGTATATGACTATATCGAACGTTTCGCTGATTATGGATTTAATCGATCACATGCGTTTGCTTATTCCTTTGTTGGTTTTCAGATGGCCTATTTAAAAGTGCATTATCCAGCGCCTTTTTTTAAAGCGTTGTTGCAATCGGTTCGCCATAATCCGACTAAAGTAAAAGAATATATGAATGAAGCACAGAAACATCATATTCAATTACTTCCACCATCGATCAACCAGAGCGGTTATGGTTTTTGGTTAAATTCTTTAACTGAAATACGTTTTGGTTTAGGGACTATTAAAGGCGTTCGCCGTGATTTCTTGTCGGATATTTTAGAAGAAAGAAAAACTAATGGTCGTTATACCTCAATCGATCAATTCTTAGTTCGCTTGAATCAACGGAATAGTAAATGGTTAAAAGAAGAGTTAATTACTCCGCTAATTTCAGTCGGCGCTTTTGACGAGATTGAAACAAATCGCCAGCAAGCGGTTACACAACTTGAGGGTAAAATCCAAAATGTACTTTACAGTGGGGGAAGTATGGAATTGTTGGGGATGATGACGTTAAAAGACCAAACAATGCCAGACTACACTTTAGAAGAAAAATTAGCGATGGAAGAAGAATTATTAGGTGTATATTTATCAGGTCATCCTGTGCAACAATTCTCAAAAATCCGTCAACGAAAAAATGTTCAAGATGTAGCGGAACTGGTGACCAATCAACCAGTCCGAGTTTTATTATACATTAAAAATATTCGAGAAATTCGAACCAAAAAAGGCGAACAAATGGCATTTTTAGACGGAAATGATGCCAGTGGTGATATTTCAGTTACCATTTTTCCTACACTCTATCGCCACATTCGTACAAACGTTGCGTTAAGTCAAGTTCTGTATATAGAAGGAAAGGCAGAAACGAGCTCATTTAATGGTGAATTGCAAATTTTAGCATCGCGAATTGAACGAGCAAGCCAAATGGAAGAAAGCATTGCCGATAAAACATGCTATTTGCGAATTAGCGCACAAGAAGAAAAAGATGTCTTGCCCAATTTGGCAAAATTGTTGGTAGAATATACGGGAAATGTCCCTGTTATTCTCTTTTTTGAAGGGAGTCACAAAAAACAATTATTGGATGAAAAAAGTTGGATTGTTTTTACAGACAAGTCAGAAATGGCGTTAAAACAGCTATTAGGCGACGATAATGTCGTATTTCGTTAG
- a CDS encoding NCS2 family permease: MEKFFKLKENNTSVSTEVVAGITTFFAMSYILFVNPSILSASGMPFQAVFLATIIASIIGTLIMGLFANVPYAQAPGMGLNAFFTFTVVFGLGYTWQQALAMVFICGLINIFITVTKIRKMIIRAIPESMQNAIGGGIGIFVAYVGLKNANLLNFSASSDVITSSVVENGEAVNVTMNGGIVPALTNFNNAPVILSLIGLVLMTILVVMNVRGAVLLGIVGTTIIGILMGVVDLSSIDWKANSLGSSIGELSTTFGAAFGPEGMQSLFSDSSKIPQVIMTIIAFSLSDTFDTIGTFIGTGRRTGIFSKEDEVALEDSKGFSTKMDRALFADAAATSIGAIFGTSNTTTFVESAAGIGAGGRTGLTSVVVAALFALSSLFSPLIAIVPAQATAPALILVGVMMMASFKDIEWTSLEEAVPAFFASIFMGLCYSISYGIAAGFIFFAIVKVVKGKANEVSPILWVVNALFILNFIILALLG, encoded by the coding sequence ATGGAAAAGTTTTTCAAATTAAAGGAAAACAACACTAGCGTATCAACGGAAGTCGTAGCAGGGATTACCACGTTTTTTGCAATGAGTTATATTTTATTTGTGAATCCGTCGATCTTGTCAGCGTCAGGTATGCCATTTCAAGCTGTTTTCTTAGCAACGATTATTGCTTCAATTATTGGAACCTTAATCATGGGATTGTTCGCCAATGTTCCTTATGCGCAAGCACCAGGGATGGGATTAAATGCCTTTTTCACATTCACGGTTGTTTTTGGTTTGGGTTATACTTGGCAACAAGCTTTAGCAATGGTTTTTATTTGTGGATTAATTAATATTTTTATTACAGTGACAAAAATTCGTAAAATGATTATTCGTGCTATTCCCGAGAGTATGCAAAATGCTATTGGTGGCGGTATTGGTATTTTCGTTGCTTATGTAGGTTTAAAAAATGCCAATTTACTAAACTTTTCAGCTAGTTCAGATGTCATTACTAGTTCTGTAGTTGAAAACGGTGAAGCAGTAAATGTTACGATGAATGGTGGCATTGTTCCTGCATTAACGAATTTTAACAATGCACCAGTTATTCTTTCACTGATTGGTTTAGTGTTAATGACGATTTTAGTAGTAATGAATGTTCGTGGAGCGGTATTATTAGGAATTGTCGGAACAACAATAATCGGTATTTTAATGGGTGTCGTGGATTTAAGTTCGATTGATTGGAAAGCAAATTCTTTAGGTAGTTCAATTGGTGAACTAAGTACAACGTTTGGAGCAGCATTTGGACCAGAAGGCATGCAATCATTATTTAGTGATTCATCAAAGATCCCTCAAGTTATTATGACTATTATTGCTTTTAGTTTATCAGACACATTTGATACAATCGGAACCTTTATTGGAACAGGTCGCCGTACTGGAATCTTCTCTAAAGAAGATGAAGTGGCGTTAGAAGATAGTAAAGGTTTCAGTACAAAAATGGATCGTGCCTTATTTGCCGATGCAGCCGCAACGTCAATTGGTGCCATCTTTGGAACGTCGAATACAACGACTTTTGTAGAATCAGCAGCCGGAATTGGTGCCGGTGGACGCACGGGTTTAACTTCGGTGGTTGTAGCTGCTTTGTTTGCTTTAAGCAGTTTGTTCTCACCGCTAATTGCCATTGTACCTGCACAAGCAACTGCACCAGCTTTAATTCTAGTTGGAGTTATGATGATGGCATCGTTTAAAGATATTGAATGGACAAGCTTAGAAGAGGCAGTACCTGCATTCTTTGCATCGATTTTCATGGGCTTATGCTACAGTATCTCGTACGGAATTGCAGCGGGCTTCATCTTCTTTGCAATTGTGAAAGTAGTCAAAGGAAAAGCTAATGAAGTTTCGCCAATTTTATGGGTGGTTAACGCCTTGTTTATTTTGAATTTTATTATTTTAGCTCTATTAGGATAA
- a CDS encoding TetR/AcrR family transcriptional regulator: MRHKVYTREHILKAAYEVIAKDGFTNFTARNVAKKMGVSTQPIYLEFENMQDLKNTLVETVYEDLKKKVFSVEHTGDKLMDLAINYIDLSQKNPKLFIALFIDNYGGGKLMYKQSYDHFCQTIHEHPEYADLSEEHLKALHTGIWISVTGVAALMSSGVIEPTRQQIITVVQQTIDSILAIEAKKNEETKE; this comes from the coding sequence ATGCGACATAAAGTATATACACGTGAACACATCTTGAAAGCCGCTTATGAAGTAATTGCAAAAGATGGTTTTACGAATTTTACTGCTCGAAACGTAGCGAAAAAAATGGGGGTGTCCACGCAACCCATCTATCTCGAATTTGAAAATATGCAGGATTTAAAAAATACACTTGTAGAAACAGTTTATGAAGATTTAAAGAAAAAAGTTTTTTCTGTTGAGCATACGGGTGATAAATTAATGGATTTAGCGATTAACTATATTGATTTATCACAAAAAAATCCGAAGCTGTTTATTGCGTTATTCATTGATAACTATGGCGGTGGTAAGTTGATGTATAAGCAGTCTTATGATCATTTCTGTCAAACAATTCATGAGCACCCAGAATACGCCGATTTATCTGAAGAACATCTAAAAGCTTTGCATACGGGAATTTGGATTTCTGTAACAGGAGTGGCCGCTTTGATGTCTTCTGGCGTGATCGAACCAACACGGCAACAGATTATTACCGTTGTTCAACAAACGATCGATTCAATTTTAGCAATTGAAGCAAAGAAAAATGAAGAAACTAAGGAATAA
- a CDS encoding threonine/serine exporter family protein — protein MMLFVHIIAGFFSTIAFGVLTNIPRRALLASGITGCIGWLIYIGIHTNGGGLGVANFFAAFVIGCFSIFFSRKKQIPMIIFNIPSLVPLVPGGPAYKAVRELVLGNNSLAFENIMTVTITAGSIAGAFMMTSLVERIIIKWKKSTLHRKFNKKIN, from the coding sequence ATGATGCTTTTTGTGCATATTATCGCTGGCTTTTTTAGCACCATCGCTTTCGGTGTTTTAACCAATATTCCTCGCCGTGCACTGCTAGCAAGTGGGATTACGGGATGTATTGGTTGGTTAATTTATATTGGCATTCATACGAATGGTGGTGGACTAGGGGTGGCTAATTTCTTTGCCGCTTTTGTAATTGGGTGTTTTAGTATTTTCTTTTCTCGAAAAAAACAAATCCCCATGATTATTTTTAATATTCCCAGTCTAGTACCACTTGTTCCAGGAGGTCCTGCATATAAAGCGGTTCGCGAATTAGTTTTAGGAAACAACAGTTTAGCCTTTGAAAATATCATGACCGTTACAATCACTGCTGGCAGCATTGCTGGCGCTTTCATGATGACAAGCTTAGTCGAACGGATTATAATAAAGTGGAAAAAGAGCACACTTCATAGAAAGTTTAATAAAAAGATAAATTAA
- a CDS encoding threonine/serine exporter family protein produces the protein MTASKELVVETCLLAGKIMMESGSEVYRVEDTMKRIATNANEPNSVSYVTATGIFMGLRNSHYTQVENVGTRSINLEKVVAVNQLSREFAEHKIDLLILHNSLKKIDYDTPVFPLWLQIVCAGVMSCLLMYAFGGSSYDFVATAIIGMIGFTVNYYANKILKLQFFDNFLASFIIGVLALLSVKLHWANNVDNIIIGAVMPLVPGVAITTSFRDILAGHLISGLARGTEAIIIAASIGVGIATAFMLFGGNIL, from the coding sequence ATGACTGCATCAAAAGAGTTAGTAGTAGAAACCTGTTTGTTAGCTGGAAAAATTATGATGGAAAGTGGATCTGAAGTTTATCGTGTAGAAGATACCATGAAGCGCATTGCAACCAATGCTAACGAACCCAATAGTGTAAGTTATGTAACAGCCACAGGTATTTTCATGGGATTACGTAATAGTCATTACACACAAGTTGAAAATGTCGGTACTCGATCGATTAATCTAGAAAAAGTTGTTGCAGTCAATCAATTATCGCGTGAATTCGCTGAGCATAAAATAGATTTATTAATTTTGCATAACTCCTTAAAAAAAATCGACTATGATACACCCGTGTTTCCTCTTTGGTTACAGATTGTTTGTGCAGGTGTGATGAGTTGTTTATTAATGTATGCTTTCGGGGGTTCATCTTATGATTTTGTCGCGACAGCTATCATTGGTATGATTGGTTTTACAGTCAATTACTATGCCAATAAAATCTTAAAGTTACAATTCTTCGACAATTTTTTAGCTTCTTTTATTATCGGTGTGCTCGCTCTTTTATCAGTGAAACTTCACTGGGCAAATAATGTCGATAATATTATTATTGGTGCTGTTATGCCTTTAGTCCCTGGAGTAGCTATCACGACCTCATTTCGAGATATTTTAGCGGGTCACTTAATTAGCGGTTTAGCTCGAGGAACAGAAGCCATCATTATCGCAGCATCAATTGGCGTAGGTATTGCGACTGCGTTCATGTTATTTGGAGGGAATATTTTATGA
- a CDS encoding TVP38/TMEM64 family protein — protein MAVSIILTVYFFQLGVFRDMNALQSLVGHSTLTGPILFVLIQILQVIIPIIPGGISLAAGVLLFGPVEGFIYNYIGICIGSIIIFLLSRQYGKPLVLRMVSEKTYDKYSGWLENQSRFDKLFALAIFLPIAPDDALCLMAGLTNISLKKYIWIILLAKPASILLYSMGLVYGGSFLTQLF, from the coding sequence ATGGCAGTCTCAATTATTCTAACTGTTTATTTCTTTCAACTAGGTGTCTTTAGAGATATGAACGCCTTACAAAGTCTCGTCGGACATTCGACACTAACTGGACCTATTTTATTTGTCTTAATTCAAATTCTACAAGTGATTATCCCGATTATCCCTGGAGGAATTTCCTTAGCAGCAGGTGTCTTGCTGTTTGGCCCTGTCGAAGGATTCATTTATAACTATATCGGTATTTGTATCGGCTCAATAATTATTTTCTTATTAAGTCGTCAATATGGTAAACCATTAGTTTTAAGAATGGTTAGTGAAAAAACATATGATAAGTATTCAGGCTGGCTAGAAAATCAAAGCCGTTTTGATAAATTATTCGCGCTAGCAATTTTCTTACCTATCGCACCAGATGATGCTTTATGTTTGATGGCTGGCTTAACGAACATCTCTTTAAAGAAATATATTTGGATTATTTTATTAGCTAAACCAGCTTCTATTTTGCTCTACAGCATGGGCTTAGTCTATGGTGGATCGTTCCTTACACAATTATTCTAA
- the pfkA gene encoding 6-phosphofructokinase — protein sequence MKRIGILTSGGDAPGMNAAIRAVTRKAIFNGMEVYGINYGFAGLVAGDIRQLTIADVGDKIQRGGTFLYSARYPEFATEEGQLKGIEQLKAHGIEGLVVIGGDGSYHGALALTKRGYPAVGIPGTIDNDIPGTDFTIGFDTAINTVLDSLDRIRDTATSHVRTFIIEVMGRDAGDIALWAGVAGGADEIIIPEHEFDMATVAKRIKEGRDRGKKHCLIVLAEGVMGGNEFADKLKEYGDFHARVTILGHVVRGGSPSARDRVLASKFGGHAVELLQEGKGGLCVGMLDNKVVASDIIDTLENRKHKPDLSLYALNQELSF from the coding sequence ATGAAACGCATCGGAATCTTAACCAGTGGCGGAGATGCACCTGGTATGAATGCTGCAATTCGTGCGGTAACTCGTAAAGCTATTTTCAATGGAATGGAAGTCTACGGAATTAACTATGGTTTTGCCGGTTTAGTTGCAGGTGATATCCGCCAGCTAACAATTGCTGATGTTGGCGATAAGATTCAACGAGGAGGAACGTTCTTATATTCTGCACGCTACCCTGAATTCGCAACCGAAGAAGGGCAGTTAAAAGGAATTGAACAATTAAAAGCACACGGAATTGAAGGATTAGTTGTTATTGGTGGAGATGGTTCTTACCATGGTGCACTAGCTTTAACAAAACGTGGTTATCCTGCAGTTGGTATCCCAGGAACAATCGACAACGATATTCCAGGAACTGACTTTACGATTGGTTTTGATACAGCAATTAATACTGTATTAGACTCATTAGACCGCATCCGTGATACTGCTACTTCTCACGTACGTACATTCATCATTGAAGTAATGGGTCGTGACGCAGGAGACATCGCTTTATGGGCAGGTGTTGCCGGTGGAGCAGACGAAATCATTATTCCAGAACACGAATTTGATATGGCAACTGTTGCAAAACGTATCAAAGAAGGCCGTGACCGAGGCAAAAAACATTGCTTAATCGTTTTAGCTGAAGGTGTAATGGGTGGAAATGAATTTGCAGATAAATTAAAAGAATACGGCGATTTCCACGCACGTGTAACTATTTTAGGACACGTTGTACGTGGAGGTTCACCAAGTGCGCGTGACCGCGTTCTTGCAAGTAAATTTGGTGGTCATGCTGTTGAATTATTACAAGAAGGCAAAGGCGGATTATGTGTAGGTATGTTAGACAATAAAGTTGTTGCTTCTGATATTATTGATACATTAGAAAATAGAAAACATAAACCTGACCTTTCATTATATGCATTAAACCAAGAATTATCATTCTAA